One Candidatus Methylomirabilota bacterium DNA segment encodes these proteins:
- a CDS encoding asparagine synthase-related protein, with translation MYGLFAGFGSAALELTRERMLAAIEQVAPAEVDFYTDGRAVSLALLSPRRPEGAAVIEWSRGGRLGCALDGYVVTDRPGASAVQRGELVRLIESVGLDRALAMLEAGSFNVATLDLDRTVFTVANDRVGSIPLYYAPVPGGCVVATAPYLATACGLVTGEPDLTAIAELVYLGHTVGDRYYSKAMRRLPPACTLEWDDPSARLSVTATDLSPIRLGPADRRPDIDQIAELTRTACRRVAGLSDGNALLLSGGMDSRLILAAWPDAARLPCYSYGPREFADVMLARQVASVRGASFTHVPLPGSQVSASIDEMLRLSGPPAFPSRYLAARRIGQDGLDTALDGYAGDVLLGGSFYDVGRFLSRPERWMQLANRLGDRRVREVGFEALVEELYESLVDRGAADWLARHADGDVVRLLTAQRPTILQDIWTVLREMAPPDGSVAVAVRDFKLMQKALHSTINQGVLCRRFVRVAYPLFCDNALLRATWTIAPRYTAFRQLYVRLFRKHFPAYAAIPYAESLLPLRRSPLAHRWAKSFRSYGIRFPLKTRAVIEERYDEWNAWLRESAALRGRAIGLLADLGLSGPAKLQAAIEPIGSGEAKGSGDLFHVGAVAQLVSPLRCSA, from the coding sequence ATGTACGGTCTCTTCGCCGGGTTTGGGTCCGCCGCGCTCGAGCTGACGCGGGAGCGCATGCTCGCGGCAATCGAGCAGGTGGCCCCCGCCGAGGTCGACTTCTACACCGACGGCCGGGCCGTCAGCCTCGCGCTCCTGTCTCCACGGAGACCCGAAGGGGCGGCCGTGATCGAGTGGAGCCGCGGCGGTCGACTCGGGTGCGCCCTGGACGGATACGTCGTGACGGACAGACCCGGTGCGTCCGCCGTACAGCGGGGAGAGCTGGTGCGACTGATCGAGTCCGTCGGGCTCGACCGGGCGCTCGCGATGCTCGAGGCGGGCTCGTTCAACGTGGCGACCCTCGATCTCGACCGAACCGTCTTTACCGTGGCCAACGATCGCGTCGGCTCCATACCGCTCTATTACGCGCCCGTGCCAGGCGGATGTGTGGTGGCCACCGCCCCGTACCTTGCCACAGCGTGTGGCCTGGTCACCGGAGAGCCGGATCTCACCGCGATCGCCGAGCTGGTATATTTGGGGCACACCGTAGGCGACCGCTACTACTCGAAGGCGATGCGGCGGCTGCCTCCAGCGTGCACCCTCGAGTGGGATGACCCGAGTGCCCGGCTCTCCGTCACGGCGACGGATCTGAGCCCGATTCGTCTGGGGCCCGCCGATCGCCGTCCCGACATCGACCAGATCGCTGAGCTGACGCGGACGGCCTGTCGCCGCGTCGCCGGACTATCAGATGGGAACGCCCTCCTCCTGAGCGGCGGGATGGATTCGCGTCTGATACTGGCCGCCTGGCCCGATGCCGCGCGTCTGCCCTGTTATAGCTATGGCCCCCGCGAGTTCGCCGACGTGATGTTGGCGCGGCAAGTTGCGTCGGTGCGAGGGGCGTCCTTCACCCACGTTCCCCTTCCGGGTAGCCAGGTGTCGGCCTCGATCGACGAGATGCTCCGTCTGAGTGGCCCGCCGGCGTTCCCCTCGCGATACCTGGCCGCTCGGCGCATTGGCCAGGATGGCCTTGACACAGCTCTCGACGGGTACGCCGGCGATGTGCTGCTCGGAGGGAGCTTCTATGATGTCGGGCGGTTCCTCTCCCGGCCCGAGCGCTGGATGCAGCTGGCGAACCGCTTGGGTGATCGGCGAGTCCGGGAGGTGGGCTTCGAGGCTCTTGTGGAGGAACTGTACGAGAGCCTCGTGGACCGGGGGGCTGCGGATTGGCTTGCGCGCCACGCGGATGGCGATGTCGTCCGTCTCTTGACCGCACAGCGGCCGACCATTCTGCAAGACATCTGGACGGTTCTCCGTGAGATGGCGCCTCCTGACGGATCGGTCGCGGTCGCCGTCCGGGATTTCAAGCTCATGCAGAAGGCCCTGCACAGTACGATCAACCAGGGCGTTCTATGCCGACGGTTCGTACGGGTGGCCTACCCCCTCTTCTGCGACAATGCGCTCTTGCGGGCGACCTGGACGATCGCGCCGCGCTACACCGCGTTCCGGCAACTCTACGTCCGGCTGTTCCGGAAGCACTTTCCCGCCTACGCAGCCATACCGTATGCGGAGTCCCTCCTGCCGCTGCGGCGCTCCCCGCTGGCGCATCGCTGGGCCAAGAGCTTTCGTTCATACGGTATCCGCTTTCCCCTCAAGACCCGGGCGGTCATCGAAGAGCGCTACGATGAGTGGAACGCCTGGCTACGGGAGAGTGCGGCCCTCCGGGGTCGCGCGATCGGGCTTCTGGCGGATCTCGGTCTATCTGGGCCGGCCAAGCTTCAGGCGGCGATCGAACCGATCGGTTCGGGGGAGGCGAAGGGATCCGGCGACCTATTCCACGTCGGTGCGGTCGCGCAGCTCGTGTCACCGCTGAGGTGCTCGGCATGA
- a CDS encoding TIGR04063 family PEP-CTERM/XrtA system glycosyltransferase, translating into MTVLHVLDHSLPVMSGYSTRSRNIVVFQKAAGLRPVVVTSPKHGPAPALREERDGIPHYRTPGRRNGWVPLAREIGLMWRLARRVRDVARIERVRVIHAHSPVLNGLPALWVSRRLGIPVVYEARAFWEDAAVDHGTTREGSLRYRVTRALETFMFKRADAVVTIAQAMRQELIERGVAAERIRVAPNGVDTEWFRPVERSHALAERLGLNGGPVLGFIGSFYHYEGLRFLLGALPAVRERVPGARLLLVGGGEEDAALRAAAAPLGDAVIFAGQVPFSEVRDFYSITDVFVCPRRRMRLTELVTPLKPLEAMAMARPVVASDLGGLSELIEHDVTGVLVPAESREALVDALTRLARDAGARARIGDRAREAMIQERRWPHIIQRYVDLYGSLTGAALAGAH; encoded by the coding sequence ATGACTGTCCTGCACGTCTTGGACCACTCTCTGCCCGTCATGAGCGGGTACAGCACGCGCAGCCGCAACATCGTGGTGTTCCAGAAGGCGGCCGGGCTGCGGCCCGTTGTCGTAACCTCGCCCAAGCACGGGCCGGCGCCCGCTCTTCGCGAGGAGCGCGACGGGATCCCGCACTACCGCACGCCGGGCCGCCGGAACGGGTGGGTCCCGCTCGCGCGTGAGATCGGCCTCATGTGGCGTCTCGCCCGGCGCGTGCGCGACGTCGCCCGCATCGAGCGCGTGCGGGTGATTCATGCGCACTCGCCGGTGCTGAACGGTCTTCCCGCGCTGTGGGTGAGTCGGCGGCTTGGCATCCCCGTGGTCTACGAAGCCCGCGCTTTCTGGGAAGACGCGGCCGTGGACCATGGGACCACGCGCGAGGGTTCCCTGCGCTACCGGGTCACTCGCGCCCTCGAGACGTTCATGTTCAAGCGCGCCGACGCGGTGGTCACGATCGCGCAGGCGATGCGGCAGGAGCTGATCGAACGCGGGGTCGCTGCCGAGCGGATCCGGGTTGCGCCCAACGGCGTGGACACCGAGTGGTTCCGGCCGGTGGAGCGATCGCATGCGCTGGCCGAACGACTGGGGCTCAACGGCGGCCCGGTCCTGGGCTTCATCGGGTCGTTCTACCACTACGAAGGCCTGCGCTTTTTGCTCGGCGCGCTGCCCGCGGTCCGCGAGCGGGTCCCCGGCGCGCGCCTCCTCCTCGTGGGCGGGGGCGAGGAAGACGCTGCGCTGCGGGCGGCCGCCGCCCCCTTGGGGGACGCGGTGATCTTCGCCGGTCAGGTGCCGTTCTCCGAGGTGCGCGACTTCTACTCGATTACCGACGTGTTCGTGTGCCCGCGTCGCCGCATGCGCCTCACCGAGCTCGTCACGCCGCTCAAACCCCTCGAGGCAATGGCGATGGCGCGCCCGGTCGTGGCTAGCGACCTGGGGGGGCTCTCCGAGTTGATCGAGCATGACGTCACCGGGGTGCTGGTCCCCGCGGAGTCGCGCGAGGCCCTGGTAGATGCGCTCACGCGCCTGGCCCGCGATGCCGGCGCCCGTGCCCGCATCGGCGACCGCGCGCGCGAGGCGATGATCCAGGAGCGGCGTTGGCCGCACATCATCCAGCGCTACGTGGACCTCTACGGCAGCTTGACCGGCGCTGCCCTCGCGGGGGCCCACTGA
- a CDS encoding class I SAM-dependent methyltransferase, producing MRTPSDDGRFEAQWRARFERFATAFDDEPRISGWSDAGLRRRVATFAALVPRLGLPERARALELGCGGGTYVRLLAGLGYRTVGLDYSVPSLQRAMAADPGRKGTYLAGEAYGLPFSSTMFDLVVSIGVLQALSDPARAIAEMTRVLRPGGVLVVEALNGRGAVAIARRMVARLSGWPTSVRSYPPRDVRGWLAAAGLSFVCQPALRLPPRQTPWMEDLLEARPVRAILDTVPPLGNAAAHSFLFVARRSMAPGRE from the coding sequence ATGAGGACGCCCTCTGACGACGGACGGTTCGAGGCCCAATGGCGGGCGCGATTCGAGCGCTTCGCGACGGCCTTCGACGACGAGCCGCGCATCTCGGGCTGGTCCGACGCGGGCCTGCGGCGGCGCGTGGCGACGTTCGCCGCCTTGGTGCCGCGACTTGGCCTGCCCGAACGCGCACGGGCCCTCGAGTTGGGCTGCGGTGGCGGGACCTACGTGCGTCTCCTCGCGGGGCTTGGTTATCGCACGGTGGGGCTCGATTACTCGGTGCCGAGCCTCCAGCGGGCCATGGCCGCCGACCCTGGCCGCAAGGGTACCTATCTCGCGGGCGAGGCCTACGGGCTTCCGTTCTCGTCGACGATGTTCGACCTCGTGGTATCGATCGGCGTGCTGCAGGCTCTCTCCGACCCCGCGCGCGCCATCGCCGAGATGACCCGCGTACTGCGCCCCGGGGGGGTGCTGGTGGTGGAGGCGCTCAACGGGCGCGGCGCTGTCGCGATTGCGCGGCGAATGGTGGCGCGTCTGAGCGGTTGGCCCACCAGCGTCCGCTCGTATCCGCCGCGCGACGTGCGAGGCTGGCTGGCCGCAGCGGGCCTCAGCTTCGTTTGCCAGCCCGCCCTTCGGCTGCCTCCGCGCCAGACGCCCTGGATGGAGGACCTGCTGGAGGCGCGACCCGTGCGAGCGATTCTGGACACGGTTCCCCCGCTCGGGAATGCCGCCGCACACTCGTTCCTCTTCGTCGCGCGGCGCTCCATGGCGCCGGGACGCGAGTAG
- a CDS encoding glycosyltransferase yields MRTPIRVMHVVNVLSLSGMEHGVIKQVNRLDAARFAPSICCLAFQRDETRPVLDPRVPVRELRKAAGRNLGLVPRLAACFRRERVDIVHSHNWQTFFYTVAAAALARVPLRVHGLHGREAEPPSARQIRLSRWLARHVSRLIAVSGDLGRELVTVWDVPAERVSVIANGVDLDGFARPGPVEALRETLGLAPEHRVIMSVGGLRPVKDYPTLIRAFARVRAARPEARLVIVGGERGGGNQRELEALAVSLGVGPMVLFPGVRQDINDLLALSDVYVNSSVFEGMSNTILEAMAASRPVVATDVGGNPELVRDGISGYLVPPRDPSALAGRLVDLLADPSLAKAQGAAGRALVESEHAMGRMVTAYEDCYEDLIGRRRLRTTLRGRERAKSAVARVVGRRVGAGSQRLVVLTYHRVLPVRAAQDYALPPMAMPRDEFDAQMAHLARHYTPLPLAEAAERLARGELPARAVAVTFDDGYGDNYRHAFPILKKHDVSATVFVVTGALDRRAPFWWDAVAHAVARLSESTSAPAHRLPEWLTAQLASLRAGASAGLVARGIVRSLNALGRAEREGTVASLLAAAPGVALGGDDLLTWDQAREMQRAGVELGSHTVSHAFLDELSLTDARREIVESLDRLASELGRPARLFAYPRGRVTEPIQALLRDAGVLAAVTTELGDNATGADLLALNRLDAGYLRRAGGFDRYVFDAELAGRFTPLHAAGRGDR; encoded by the coding sequence GTGAGGACCCCGATCCGCGTCATGCACGTGGTCAACGTGCTCTCCCTCTCGGGTATGGAGCATGGGGTGATCAAGCAGGTGAATCGGCTCGACGCCGCCCGCTTCGCGCCCTCGATCTGCTGCCTCGCCTTCCAACGGGACGAGACACGCCCCGTGCTCGACCCCCGCGTCCCCGTCCGCGAACTGCGAAAGGCGGCCGGGCGCAACCTTGGCCTCGTCCCGCGCCTGGCTGCCTGCTTCCGGCGGGAGCGTGTGGATATTGTCCACTCACACAACTGGCAGACATTCTTCTATACGGTGGCCGCCGCCGCGCTCGCGCGCGTGCCGCTCCGTGTGCACGGGCTCCACGGGCGGGAGGCGGAGCCGCCGTCCGCGCGCCAGATCCGGCTCAGCCGGTGGCTGGCCCGGCACGTGTCGCGTCTGATCGCAGTGTCCGGCGATCTCGGACGCGAGCTCGTGACAGTATGGGACGTGCCCGCCGAGCGCGTGTCCGTCATCGCCAACGGCGTGGATCTCGACGGCTTCGCGCGTCCGGGCCCGGTGGAGGCCCTCCGCGAGACGCTCGGCCTGGCGCCCGAGCATCGGGTGATAATGAGCGTCGGGGGACTGCGACCGGTGAAGGACTATCCCACCCTCATCCGGGCCTTCGCGCGCGTGCGCGCGGCGCGCCCGGAGGCGCGGCTGGTCATCGTGGGCGGGGAGCGGGGCGGCGGCAACCAGAGGGAGCTGGAAGCCCTGGCGGTGTCGCTCGGCGTGGGGCCGATGGTCCTCTTCCCGGGCGTCCGTCAGGACATCAATGACCTCCTGGCTCTCTCGGACGTCTATGTCAACAGCTCGGTGTTCGAGGGCATGTCGAACACCATCCTCGAGGCTATGGCTGCCTCCCGGCCGGTGGTGGCGACCGACGTGGGCGGCAATCCCGAGCTGGTACGCGACGGCATCAGCGGCTATCTGGTGCCGCCGCGGGACCCGTCGGCGCTGGCTGGCCGGCTCGTGGACCTGCTCGCCGACCCGAGCCTCGCGAAGGCGCAGGGTGCGGCGGGCCGAGCCCTCGTGGAATCAGAGCACGCCATGGGTCGCATGGTGACAGCCTACGAGGACTGCTACGAGGATCTGATCGGCCGCCGGAGGTTGCGGACGACCCTCCGCGGCCGCGAACGCGCGAAGTCCGCCGTGGCCCGCGTGGTCGGGCGACGCGTTGGGGCGGGGTCGCAGCGGCTCGTCGTGCTCACGTACCACCGCGTCCTGCCCGTGCGCGCCGCGCAAGACTACGCGCTACCGCCCATGGCGATGCCGCGAGACGAGTTCGACGCGCAGATGGCGCACCTGGCGCGCCACTACACCCCGCTCCCTCTGGCGGAGGCGGCGGAGCGTCTCGCGCGAGGCGAGCTCCCCGCTCGCGCGGTGGCGGTGACGTTCGACGACGGCTACGGGGATAATTATCGGCACGCGTTCCCGATCCTCAAGAAGCACGACGTGTCCGCGACGGTCTTCGTGGTGACTGGTGCCCTCGACCGGCGTGCCCCCTTTTGGTGGGACGCCGTCGCTCACGCGGTAGCGCGCCTGAGCGAGTCCACCTCCGCCCCTGCGCACCGCTTGCCGGAGTGGCTCACCGCCCAGCTCGCGTCCTTGCGCGCGGGTGCGTCCGCGGGTCTGGTGGCTCGCGGCATCGTGCGGAGCCTGAACGCGCTCGGGCGGGCCGAGCGCGAGGGAACGGTGGCCTCACTTCTCGCGGCGGCTCCGGGTGTGGCGCTCGGCGGGGACGATCTGCTCACCTGGGATCAGGCGCGGGAGATGCAGCGCGCCGGAGTCGAGCTCGGCTCGCACACGGTCTCGCACGCGTTCCTCGACGAGCTCTCCCTCACGGACGCGCGCCGTGAGATCGTGGAGAGCCTCGACCGTCTGGCCTCCGAGCTGGGACGGCCCGCACGCCTTTTCGCCTATCCCCGCGGGCGAGTCACGGAGCCCATCCAGGCGCTCCTGCGCGACGCCGGCGTCCTCGCCGCCGTCACCACCGAGCTGGGCGACAACGCAACGGGCGCGGATCTTCTCGCCCTGAATCGCCTGGACGCGGGCTACCTGCGCCGTGCAGGCGGCTTCGACCGGTATGTCTTCGACGCGGAGCTGGCGGGCCGCTTCACGCCGCTGCACGCCGCCGGGCGGGGAGACCGCTGA
- a CDS encoding glycosyltransferase produces MRVLTLSTVFPNIQQPAFGVFVAERMRRVARHCDVSVVAPVPWFPGNSWIRPHWAGVPSTEGQEGFRVYHPRVLCVPRYAKWSDGMLYAACLLPFLLRLRRRFPFDLIDAHFAYPDGVAAALLGGLLRVPVVITLRGSIVRLRHYPLHRPQLRWAMRRAARVLAVSQSLKEVAAGLGVPAEHIRVIPNGVDAEVFVPREPADARRALGLPLDRTIILSVGGLNEGKGHHRVVAQLPTLAKRFPDLLYVIVGGDRAGDSARPLIEGTAARLGVSDRVRLVGERPHDEIAAWLAAADLFCLATRSEGWANVLLESLACGTPVVSTRVGGNAEIVSHEGLGILVPAQDDRALAAAIGEGLERRWDPHLLVAHAQAHSWDSAVRGVLDEFRRVLGPEGALTGLSEPEAEARR; encoded by the coding sequence ATGCGCGTCCTCACGCTGAGCACGGTGTTCCCGAACATTCAGCAGCCCGCCTTCGGGGTGTTCGTCGCGGAGCGGATGCGCCGGGTTGCCAGGCACTGCGACGTGTCCGTCGTGGCCCCGGTGCCATGGTTCCCCGGCAACAGCTGGATTCGCCCGCACTGGGCGGGCGTGCCTTCCACCGAGGGACAGGAGGGCTTCCGCGTCTATCACCCCCGCGTCCTCTGCGTGCCGCGTTACGCCAAGTGGAGCGACGGCATGCTCTACGCGGCGTGCCTCCTTCCCTTCCTGCTGCGGCTCCGAAGGCGCTTCCCATTCGACCTCATCGACGCGCACTTCGCCTATCCGGACGGCGTCGCCGCCGCGCTGCTGGGCGGGCTCCTCCGCGTGCCGGTGGTGATCACACTGCGCGGGAGCATCGTGCGACTGCGCCACTATCCCCTCCACCGCCCCCAGCTTCGCTGGGCGATGCGCCGCGCGGCGCGCGTCCTCGCGGTGAGCCAGTCGCTGAAGGAGGTCGCGGCCGGACTCGGTGTCCCCGCCGAGCATATCCGTGTGATCCCCAACGGCGTGGACGCCGAAGTGTTCGTCCCGCGCGAGCCCGCGGACGCACGGCGGGCGCTCGGCCTGCCGCTGGACCGCACCATCATCCTCTCGGTGGGCGGGCTCAACGAAGGTAAGGGCCACCATCGCGTGGTCGCCCAGCTTCCCACGCTCGCGAAGCGCTTCCCGGATCTCCTCTACGTGATCGTGGGCGGCGACCGGGCCGGCGACTCGGCGCGCCCGCTCATCGAAGGCACGGCGGCGCGCCTCGGCGTGTCGGACCGCGTGCGCCTGGTGGGCGAGCGGCCCCACGACGAGATCGCAGCGTGGCTGGCTGCCGCCGACCTCTTCTGTCTCGCTACCCGCTCGGAGGGCTGGGCGAACGTGCTGCTGGAGTCGCTCGCCTGTGGGACACCGGTGGTGAGCACCCGCGTCGGCGGCAACGCCGAGATCGTGAGCCACGAGGGCCTGGGCATCCTCGTGCCCGCGCAGGACGATCGCGCGCTGGCCGCGGCGATCGGGGAGGGCCTGGAGCGGCGGTGGGACCCACATCTCCTCGTTGCCCACGCCCAGGCCCATTCCTGGGACAGCGCGGTGCGTGGAGTCCTCGACGAGTTCCGGCGGGTGCTCGGTCCCGAGGGGGCGCTGACGGGCCTTTCGGAGCCGGAGGCGGAGGCGCGTCGCTGA
- the asnB gene encoding asparagine synthase (glutamine-hydrolyzing) gives MCGIAGIVHTDPGHPVSQELLRRMTTTMVHRGPDSDGFYFGRGAGLGHRRLSIIDLSTGDQPMFNEDGTVAVVFNGEIYNFQELRDELVSKGHRFATKSDTEAIVHGYEEYGPAWVARLRGMFTIALWDDRNRRLLLARDRAGKKPLYYTHDAEHLAFSSELKGLLQDGGLKRSINAEALDDYLSFGCVPAPATILQGVQQIPPAHYLVWERGQIRLTEYWDVPCDGHRERTESQALEEFASVFTDAVRVRLISDVPLGAFLSGGVDSTAVVEAMARLSDQPVRTTAVGFTEKRWNELPHARAVAEALRTEHHEVLVEARAAEILPRLAWHLDEPFADSSALPTYYVAKAARERVTVALSGDGGDEIFAGYQRRYGLNRWESRLRRLLPAWARAGVLGPLGRIYPKADWLPRPLRARYFLQNLGTSFERAYFSDLSLLRPADKAALLHPEFQRALGGHDSFTGFARHFERVWHLDPLSQLLYVDFKTWLVNDILVKVDRMSMASSLEVRAPLLDHKVVEFAASLSSEWKYRGRVSKYLLKRHLDQRVPASAVHRPKQGFEIPLAGWLRGELREMAQDLLLSSRALGRGYVRGEQVRALWDRHQRGVGNHASSLWALLMLELWHRTFIDGLSTP, from the coding sequence ATGTGCGGGATCGCCGGCATCGTTCACACGGATCCGGGCCATCCCGTGTCGCAGGAGCTCCTGCGCCGGATGACCACCACCATGGTGCACCGAGGGCCCGACTCCGATGGGTTCTACTTCGGCCGGGGCGCGGGCCTGGGCCATCGGCGCCTGTCGATCATCGACCTCTCCACCGGCGACCAGCCCATGTTCAACGAGGATGGCACGGTTGCGGTGGTGTTCAACGGCGAGATCTACAATTTCCAGGAGCTCCGAGACGAGCTCGTCAGCAAGGGGCACCGGTTCGCCACGAAATCGGACACCGAGGCCATCGTGCATGGGTACGAGGAGTACGGCCCGGCGTGGGTGGCGCGCCTCCGTGGTATGTTCACCATCGCCCTCTGGGACGATCGGAATCGTCGCCTTCTCTTGGCCCGGGACCGGGCGGGCAAGAAGCCGCTCTATTACACGCACGACGCGGAGCACCTGGCCTTCTCGTCTGAGCTGAAGGGGCTCCTACAGGACGGCGGGCTCAAGCGCAGCATCAACGCCGAGGCGCTTGACGACTATCTTTCGTTCGGGTGCGTCCCCGCTCCCGCCACGATTCTCCAGGGCGTTCAGCAGATCCCGCCCGCCCACTACTTGGTGTGGGAGCGAGGCCAGATTCGTCTCACGGAGTACTGGGACGTGCCGTGTGACGGGCATCGTGAGCGGACGGAGTCGCAGGCCCTGGAAGAGTTCGCCTCGGTGTTCACGGACGCGGTGCGGGTACGGCTCATCAGCGATGTTCCCCTGGGTGCCTTCCTGTCCGGCGGTGTGGACTCCACCGCGGTGGTGGAGGCGATGGCTCGTCTCTCGGACCAGCCGGTGCGGACCACCGCCGTCGGCTTCACCGAAAAACGCTGGAACGAGCTGCCGCATGCCCGCGCGGTGGCGGAGGCCCTCCGCACCGAGCACCACGAGGTGCTGGTGGAGGCGCGGGCCGCGGAGATCCTCCCGCGCCTGGCCTGGCACCTCGACGAGCCTTTCGCAGACTCGTCGGCCCTGCCGACGTACTACGTCGCCAAGGCGGCCCGCGAACGGGTCACGGTGGCGCTGTCCGGTGACGGCGGCGACGAGATCTTCGCAGGGTATCAACGCCGCTACGGGCTCAATCGCTGGGAGTCACGGCTGCGCCGTCTCCTGCCCGCCTGGGCGCGTGCCGGCGTGCTGGGGCCCCTCGGCCGCATCTATCCCAAGGCGGACTGGCTGCCGCGGCCGCTGCGGGCCAGGTATTTCCTCCAGAATCTCGGCACCAGCTTCGAGCGCGCGTACTTCTCGGACCTCTCCCTGCTGCGGCCAGCCGACAAGGCCGCGCTGCTCCATCCGGAGTTCCAGCGGGCATTGGGCGGCCACGACTCGTTCACCGGCTTCGCAAGGCACTTCGAGCGGGTGTGGCATCTCGACCCGCTCAGCCAGCTCCTCTACGTAGATTTCAAGACATGGCTTGTCAACGACATCCTGGTCAAGGTGGACCGGATGAGTATGGCCTCGTCGCTCGAGGTGCGCGCTCCGCTGCTCGATCACAAGGTGGTGGAGTTCGCGGCGTCGCTGTCGTCGGAGTGGAAGTACCGAGGGCGTGTCTCCAAGTATCTGCTCAAGCGGCACCTTGACCAGCGGGTACCCGCCTCCGCCGTGCACCGGCCCAAACAGGGCTTCGAGATTCCGCTGGCCGGCTGGCTGCGGGGCGAGCTGCGGGAGATGGCCCAGGATCTCCTCCTGTCATCTAGAGCGCTGGGGCGGGGATATGTACGGGGTGAGCAGGTGCGTGCCCTGTGGGATCGCCATCAGCGCGGTGTGGGCAATCACGCGTCCTCACTCTGGGCGCTTCTCATGCTGGAACTGTGGCATCGCACCTTCATCGATGGGTTGTCCACGCCATGA